In the genome of Raphanus sativus cultivar WK10039 chromosome 9, ASM80110v3, whole genome shotgun sequence, the window GTGATTGCATGTTTTAAACTCTTGTTTCCGTTGATTGATCCCTTCTAACAGTTTGGTCGCTTCATAATTATCTTTTTTCAAGTTTTCTTTGTCAATTTATCTTCTTTTAAGTTTCTAGTTAATTTGAAGCTTAGGAAcataaaaattacaaagaaatacACATTTTTTTGTGGAATCTGCTATGGGATTAGGTGGCAGAAGACAAGCACGTAATGTTATCATTGCTGGTTTTTGCATGTCATCATCAAAACGcacttgaaaataataattaattatataaattaggtTTAAATTAACACCAATAGATTTTTCACAGACGAAAGATaattaaaactcaaaataaataaaataacagttttaattcaaataatataagAGTAATTACTAttcaatattctttttatttataatttagaagATTTGTTTGCTTTGCTATATACTTAATCTAAAGACGGtaagatgaaaatatatttagtcTAAAGATAGTGTGCTGaaagatatttataataataaagttgATTTGAAACTTTCCTCATGAAGCCACCTCAGCACATCTTATTCCAAATTGCGATACGTGGCAAGTAATGGGAGAACTTCTTATTATGTGTTTCACGCGTTTGTTCTAGATGCAATAGAAATGGGTCAATGGGTTTTTCTAATTCATTGGACCTTAATACTTTCATCAGTCTGGCCCGCCTATGTTTAAGATTATGTGTGAGCTATTCTCCAGTGTAACATCGTAACTCATCGTTCACCTTCTTTTCCGACAAGATTTTCTGtaatgtttctctctttcttaaATTTCTTCTTTAATTCAATCATTAAATCTCACCCACCTCTCCTCCCACTATTTTTCATTTAAgcattttgattttaatatatgtatgtgtgttGTTTATGAACATTttaagaaagagagaaacattacagaaaaagaaaaatgttgtTTATGAACATTTTGATACATTTCAAAAATGTTGTTTATGAAAAATGTTGTTTATGAACATTTTGATACATTTTAATGTTGTTTATGAATATTTTGATacattttgatttattattatagataaCCAATTCGATTGAATattcatttcaaaaaataattattcaatgaaacaaacaaattaaCAAGTCATccctagaaaagaaaaatggacCCAAACAACAAACCAAGATTATGGTAACTGAATATTTTGTCGGTGTTAGAGCAACACTGGATCAACCAATTTCGGCTCTTCAGAAACCACCATTGACGACAAGGATGAGCTTAGCCGCGACGAATCCCGAGACTTCTTCATAAGAAGCTCCATAAACTCGATAACATTAGATCAACCAAATCTGGCACCTCAGAAACCACCATTGACATCGAGGATGAGCTTAGCCGCAACGAATCCTGAGACTTCCCCGTAAGAAGCTCCATAAGCCCGACAACAAAAGCATACACATCTCATTTCTGTGTAGGCTTGCTTCTAGGAAGACGAGCCTCAGCGGCGCTGATGGTGATGAGACGCGTGAGACCGAAATTGGAGATGCAAGGAGTCAAAAAAGATTCGAGAAAGAAGTAGAAGGCTTGATGTACCAACTTTCTTGGGCTGCATTCATGCTAGCCCATATGCCATTCCTTTTGCGATCTTTAGTCGCATTGACCATGTTAGCAGAAGCAGAAGCAAAGTCTTAAAACACTGGGCCTTTACGCTTTCACAAGAATGTAGGCGGTATTGAATACATATTAGTTCAACAACTATATAAACAATTTGGTTAGTATTCAATGGAGGAACCAAAAAAGTTTTTGGACCAggatcaaaaaataataattatattatcttcCTAATTTGAAACTTTTTATTACAGTTTCATTCACAACatctttaaatatttgttttgattgaAAAATCTTATTCTAACCAATTACCAAATTGATCAAACTAAGAATGATAAAACCACTTTGATGTATTTTTATGAGTCTTGCTTTAAAATAATGACCATAAAGTTGATAAAGTTCTCAAGttaaatatttgtgttttaCCTTATCTCTTTGATTatgatgatattacaatttttgttttcaccaggatcatttaaataagttggtctattatttatctaattaataaaaaattaggcTATTTCTGAATATGAAACTAGCTGTTAAAAATATTCAGATTATAAACATCAAccctaaatatttttgttgaatttttttagtcaaaataatatttttaatgaatcaCAATCATCTTTggtttgataaataaataatcaaaacaccaaagtataaactaaaaaaaagaacCCAATTTCAAATTCATCTAAACCATGCTTCTAGAACACGAACTCTCGCGTTTGTCGAAGAAGaggagttttttttattaatttatttttaatattcctgataataaattaaaatactatttgGGCCTAATATAATTTGGGATTAAATCTAATATGTAACTAagtttagaataaaaatgtattattgaTTCCAAAGTTTGTTTTGCAATAGTTGAAATTGAGATAAAATTAatacaaatcaaaaatttaacaaataaatgatataaatgtattagttatataattttgtttttaaattttaatgttttaattatttttgtggaGATATATTTTAAGTTGAGTCAATTTTTTTGGGATCAATACATTTTTACttaaaagaaatacaaatatcttctttttttttaaagtagtAGGGTCAACTCACTCAACTCCTCCTTTATTGCCTCCGTCcatgttagtattttttgtCTTGAAGATATTATGTTGTTGCAAAAAAGTTTTGAGTATCTCTGCATAGTCCATTGTTCCATGAGAAATATATAGCCAACTATGTAGCCAAAAATACAAACATTTGGCTGAGCTGTAGGTTATAAACCATGTTTCAAATACTTGGGTAAATGTATGCCTTCGACTGCATCCAACACCTGGACACGTTGTtccattataaattatattttccaaaTATGTTGGTCACCAAAATTCTTACAATATACTTTAGGATGCTTTGTTAGTGAAAAATATAAGGCAGCAAATTTAGGTACGAGATCTCAAACAACCATGATCGATAAAGATATTTTACTACGACAATCTGATAAATTTACTCTAATCATTCACAGCGAAAGCTAAGCAAAATAGAGTATCTCGCTGAAACATTAGGAAAAGTGtctaatacataaaataaaacaaaaacaaaggtATAGCCCCGCGCGAAGTACGGACACACCACTAGTTTTACAAATATTCTCGTATTCACATAGAATAATATCATTATATTCCGTCTAGTATTCATTTATGGTTCAGACTACAAATGTTTATGACTTATTTTGGCATTTGACTTCAAATGTTTGAACTTTAATTTGAGAATACAATGGTATCAGAAAAAATGGTACAAGCTTAGGAACATACGAACTACAAAGAAATGCACATTTTTTGTGGAATCTGCTATGGGATTAGGTGGCAGAAGACAAGCACGTAATGTTATTTATCATTGCTGGTTTTTGCATGTCATCATCAAAACGcacttgaaaataataattaattatataaattaggtTTAAATTAACACCAATAGATTTTTCACAGACGAAAGATaattaaaactcaaaataaataaaataacagttCTAATTCAATTAATATAAGAGTAATTACTATTCAATATtccttttatttataatttagaagATTTGTTTGCTTTGCTATATGACGGtaagatgaaaatatatttagtcTAAAGACAGTGTGCTGAaagatattttacaaatattttcgtATTCACATAGAATAATATCATTGTATTCCGTCTAGTATTCATTTATGGTTCATTAGAAGTTTGACTACAAATGTTTATGACTTATTTTGGAATTTGACTTCAAATGTTTGAACTTTAATTTGAGACATTAATACGATGGTATCAGAAAAAATGATGGTACCATTAATATTCAGCATTCAGCAGAAATGACCATTTCTTTGGAAACAAATCATCATTACATATCAAATTGGTGTGGGTGCACTACACTTAATATATATACCAACTAGATGTTCCAATAGTATACCAGTACATTGTCTCAACCCATTATCAAagcaaaaaatagaaaagatgaagaatattttttctctcgtggttttcatcatcttctttgtcATGTTTTCTTCcggtaaaattattattattattattagtattattattattatctataaataattaGGCGGTGTAGTTGTCACAGATGCAAACGTTTCTATCAgtggttttattttattttccatgtACTAAAGAACATTTTTTATAGTTGCTAATAAGGTGAAGGCAGCCACGTGCCAAGACCCTCTAGGTAGTTGTCTACAGTGTGATGAGAGATGCAAAGCTAAGCACGGACCAACGGGCCAAGCGAGTTGCGACAGAAACCAACTATGCACGTGCTATTACACGTGCGGACCGTCATCACCAAATCCTCCAAAGCACAAACAATGCTATGGTGGGGCTGGCTTATGCAGCAGTGCATGCAATCAAAACTGTGGTCAAAAGTATCCTGGTGGGTCAGGATTTTGTGAGAGCATTGGCAGCACTAGATTGTGCAAATGCCAATATccttgctaatttttttttggtttttaattaatgttttggAATTTAAATGAAACAAATCAATAAAACGGTATCAGTTtactttcatattttttcttagaTGGTGGTTAAATATTACTCTATTATGCATCATCCTGTTCCAACTATAACGTGGTCTCTAGACTCTCTACTTCATCCTCTTCGGAAAGTATGGACTCTACCATTTACCGACAACGACTATGTTACACTACTGTGTTCAAACATAGTCTTTTTGGTACATGTTTTGCTGACCttagtttatatattacttaaaacTGTATTACATGTGAAGCATTAAGCATCCATCTAGCTGAGAGACTTGGAAACAACGGTCTTTCGATTGAAAGCGCAACTAAAATCTATTGTATATATTAGCCGGATACATACTTACTaggagttttaaaaatatttttatataaacaaattttcatttttctgtatttaaatttaaatttaattagttaaaaaataaaaccataatgtaatttttctagTTTGCTTTATTCAagtttactttaaatttttaaatttattttatttaaattgtaataataataattaaaaatgtatagagttatattattcatattatattttattcagttaacttttattttaaattagttctaataaatatatacattaatataaagaacatatataagttgataaatatataattataactacacttattttgataataaattggtgaaaaaattaaattcttaattattatttatatatataattatattattttaatagatatagaaaagttattagtgttaccatatttctaaaatcttaccaaaattgatacttgaaaaataatatttttgatataaaatttattagttattactatattatgAAACTTTGCAAAAAATATGAATCCGTACACAGAAAATAGTCATTACCATATTTAAGAAAtcttaccaaaaacataaatcttaaCATAGAAATTTTTACATGTCACAATTAGATCGATGTCATGTCATATTTCTTTtaagccatgtcatcattttttgttgAGAATAATTGTAGTGATGACACATGtacaaatcacttctcaaatatagtctatgGAATGGGATTTACCGCCATTCACTTCTACAAATTTTTAACCCACATCCTAAAATTTTGTCAAAAGTTCAGACCAATTCCTGCATAGTTAGGAAAACAgagtaattaatatataaaagtttttagTCTTCAAATTTAGTAAGAATTATATGTAAAACTTGTcttgtggtcaagtggcagtggacggGCCTGAGACGCTAACATGTTTCAGGTTCGATATTTCTGGTATGCGAAAATAAGTcactttattttgtttatctAACGCGGATATGAATCTATGTT includes:
- the LOC108826892 gene encoding defensin-like protein 183, giving the protein MKNIFSLVVFIIFFVMFSSVANKVKAATCQDPLGSCLQCDERCKAKHGPTGQASCDRNQLCTCYYTCGPSSPNPPKHKQCYGGAGLCSSACNQNCGQKYPGGSGFCESIGSTRLCKCQYPC